A single region of the Xenopus laevis strain J_2021 chromosome 4L, Xenopus_laevis_v10.1, whole genome shotgun sequence genome encodes:
- the LOC108714247 gene encoding FYN-binding protein 1 produces the protein MENTFVKSRARFLEDHSSQETLPFTYIKSSSTRSNNSRTSSSLPFNSVISELERKGRVPPPVLTKPAIPQILRQQKVQPSQTNGIIHCVNPSNSPEAPNELSDLNDKCKVDSMKCKKIFKQTITITDEDVKYENMKQSFRRLPDPTCPPVPPSTTQAARSSPKVQNEGEVKHSFHPLQNSNSTATSSYPSWTKGSSPEARKHSSSNATRKPEIMRKPQIQAGVAVLPPSPPQAAIPESTSATNPESTYETADLNMAKEWEQVLVRNNDTSCNKCSFYSDNSLSAQSKKSVIADESSEQDELPEMQVIKPGRRQKKINAGLRDAPKLKSLPTIDSLKPPKKPPKPPIVDLSRFLYLHGNNSIQFTGSPEVEKAAAVLSTATYEDSISLSEESAHDDTVDQELPGTRTRDYIASTNGSEFYQDILPVSPYSDNVFDDNPDSGFDSPEAVIKMYTNHWDEQQYRCDEVEYVNCTDALKKKPKLKDGKIDKKQLDFRKKYKISGLENVLYSTSVNEDCKGGKEMLSLKKGDTIAIIQIMNCPMGQWLAKNEEGNYGFIPVSSVNSQEYLIYINKSLQDSQYDDVGHSRELGTSLGASSTSDGYADMSLDVCDVASIKSTGSGGKRKVLPRFFKKDKEKSKETNPRESTGKRTSSSTDSYIEFPNDNDFYATTITEDDKNGAKQEKTKKLSKQEREFRVKFKYTKDIAVVNIAVVTESAPRSAKTKFDLSVKPGEELEVIDITDENKVICRNAAGKYGHVAIERLNFTYNVFS, from the exons gagaatacatttgtgaaatctCGTGCAAGATTCCTAGAGGATCACTCCTCCCAAGAAACTTTGCCTTTCACGTATATAAAAAGCAGCAGTACTCGGTCAAATAATTCCAGAACCAGTTCCAGTTTGCCATTTAATTCTGTTATATCTgagttagaaagaaaaggaagagTTCCTCCTCCTGTTTTAACGAAACCTGCAATACCACAGATACTGAGACAACAGAAAGTGCAACCCAGTCAAACAAATGGAATTATTCATTGTGTAAATCCCAGTAACTCTCCAGAAGCACCAAACGAATTGTCTGATCTCAACGATAAGTGCAAGGTGGACTCCATGAAGTGCAAGAAAATATTTAAGCAAACTATTACTATTACAGATGAGGAtgtgaaatatgaaaatatgaagcAAAGTTTTCGCCGTCTTCCAGATCCAACTTGTCCTCCAGTTCCACCTTCCACAACTCAGGCAGCCAGAAGTTCTCCAAAGGTGCAAAATGAAGGGGAAGTTAAACACAGTTTTCACCCTctccaaaattcaaattcaactgcAACATCATCTTATCCATCTTGGACAAAGGGAAGTTCTCCAGAGGCACGAAAGCATTCGTCTTCGAatgccaccagaaaacctgaaaTTATGAGGA aaccACAGATTCAGGCAGGAGTAGCAGTTTTACCACCTTCTCCTCCTCAAGCAGCAATCCCAGAAAGCACAAGT GCAACAAACCCAGAAAGCACCTATGAAACTGCTGATTTAAACATGGCAAAAGAATGGGAACAAGTTCTAGTCAGAAACAATGATACCAGCTGTAACAAGTGCTCCTTCTATAGCGATAATTCCCTGTCGGCACAAAGCAAGAAGTCCGTTATAGCAGATGAGAGTTCTGAACAGGATGAATTACCAGAAATGCAAG TTATAAAGCCAGGTAGACGACAGAAGAAAATCAATGCTGGTTTACGAGATGCTCCCAAACTTAAATCTCTTCCAACCATTGATTCTCTGAAACCACCAAAGAAACCTCCGAAACCGCCAATTGTTGATCTAAGTCGATTTTTATATCTTCACGGGAACAACAGCATACAGTTTACAG GATCACCAGAAGTAGAAAAAGCTGCCGCTGTTTTAAG TACTGCAACTTATGAGGATTCTATAAGCCTTTCAGAGGAGTCGGCACATGATGATACAGTAGATCAAG AATTACCTGGAACCAGAACACGTGACTATATTGCTAG taCTAACGGGAGCGAATTTTATCAGGATATACTGCCAGTTTCACCATATTCTGATAATGTATTTGACGACAACCCAG attctggctttgaTTCACCAGAGgcagtaattaaaatgtatacg aatcATTGGGATGAACAGCAATACAG GTGTGATGAAGTAGAATATGTTAACTGTACAGATGCattgaaaaagaaaccaaaactTAAAGATGGAAAAATTGACAAAAAGCAACtcgattttagaaaaaaatataag ATTTCTGGGTTGGAAAACGTACTGTACAGTACAAGCGTTAACGAGGACTGCAAAGGTGGGAAAGAGATGCTTTCTCTGAAGAAAGGAGATACTATTGCAATTATTCAAATCATGAATTGTCCTATGGGGCAATGGCTAGCAAAAAACGAGGAAGGAAACT atggatttATTCCTGTTTCTTCAGTCAACAGTCAAGAGTATTTGATCTATATCAACAAGTCTTTACAAGATAGTCAATACGATGATGTTGGTCATTCAAGGGAACT CGGGACATCCTTGGGTGCATCTTCCACTTCAGATGGGT atgCGGATATGTCATTAGACGTCTGTGATGTCGCCAGCATTAAATCAACTGG ctctggAGGAAAACGTAAAGTACTGCCACGGTTTTTCAAGAAGGATAAAGAGAAATCAAAAGAAACAAATCCTAGAGAGAGTACAGG CAAAAGAACATCTTCATCAACAGATTCAT ATATCGAGTTTCCCAATGACAATGATTTTTATGCTACAACAATCACTGAAGATGACAAAAA TGGTGCGAAGCAAGAGAAGACAAAGAAACTTTCCAAACAAGAGAGAGAATTCCGTGTAAAGTTTAAG TACACCAAAGACATTGCTGTTGTCAACATTGCTGTTGTCACTGAATCAGCGCCTCGTTCAGCAAAAACTAAATTTGACTTATCTGTAAAGCCTGGGGAAGAACTTGAGGTTATAGACATTACAGATGAAAATAAGGTTATCTGTCGAAATGCTGCTGGAAAAT ATGGACATGTTGCAATTGAACGCCTTAATTTTAC GTACAATGTATTCAGCTAG